The Rhodohalobacter barkolensis genome includes the window CGTCATTGCAGTAGTGAATGGATATGCTCTTGGTGGCGGAGCGGAGCTGGCGATGGCGTGCCATATTCGGATTGCTGAAGAGAACGCGGTGTTTGGTCTGCCGGAAGTAGGGCTTGGCCTCATTCCCGGATACGGTGGCACCCAACGGCTTCCTCAGTTAGTAGGAAAATCCAAGGCGATGGAACTGATCCTGACCGGCGGACAGATGAAAGCTGAAGAAGCTTTGAGTACAGGATTAGCAAGTCAAGTAGTACCTCAGGGAGCAGGTGTGGAGAAAGCGAGGGAACTGGCTTCAAAAATGTTAAAAAACGGACCTGTCGCGCTTTCCAAAGCCATTGCTTCAGTTAATACAGGCTTCAGGGTAAAAGGGTTTTCTGACGAGGCTGAACTGTTTGGTGAACTTTGCGAAACAGAAGATTTTAAAGAAGGAACCACCGCTTTTCTGGAAAAAAGAAAAGCAAATTTTCAAGGCAGATAAGCTGAACATATAGAATGCCTGAATTTATCATTATTACTATTACCATTCTGTTGAGTGGATTCTTTTCGGGATCAGAAATGGCGTTTGTTTCTGCTAACCGACTAAAGCTCGAAATTGAATCGCGAAAGAATACATTAACCGGACGCTCTTTAGCCTATTTCAGTGAAAAGCCGGAGATTTTTCTTACAACAACCCTGGTGGGAAATAATATCGTCAATGTTCTTTATGCAACGCTCATGGCAATTTTCCTGGTTGAGCCGGTGAATCGAATCTACAACTCTTTATTTGAATATGAGCCTTCTGTGGGAATGGTGCTTTTTATTCAAACCATGATAGCTTCAGTTATCATCCTCTTGTTTGGTGAAATTTTATCAAAAGCGATCTTCCGAATCCAGGCAGATTTTATGGTGAAAGTGATAGCTGTGCCTTTACGGATTATGAATTTTATCCTGAGACCACTGATAATACTTTCCAATTCAAGCTCAGGTATTTTAGTGAAATGGCTGAAGGTTGGAAATGAACGAAGTGAAAAAATATTCAGGCGTCAGGATGTTGAAATGATATTCAAAGAGTTGCGAGACAGTGGAGGCAGTGAGTATATCGATCAGGATGATTCTGAAATACTGCACAATGTTCTTGAGCTCTCGAATAAAAGAGTGCGGGATACGATGGTTCCCCGGACCGAAATTGTTGCAATAGATAGAAATTCTTCAATAGAGGATCTGAAAAATCTATTTATCACCTCAGGTTACTCAAAAATACCGGTTTATCAGGATAATATTGATGATGTGATCGGGGTGGTTTTTGCTTACGATCTGTTCAATAATCCGGAAAATATCGGGGATATTCTGCGCCCCGTTAAGTTGATTCCGTCCAGTAA containing:
- a CDS encoding enoyl-CoA hydratase/isomerase family protein — protein: MTSYNFDTLLLETDENGIAVLTVNRPDKLNALNNTVLDELEKAVKKIEKDEDIRAVVVTGAGEKAFVAGADIKELNTLNKKQGEKQSVRGQKVFFALENCSKPVIAVVNGYALGGGAELAMACHIRIAEENAVFGLPEVGLGLIPGYGGTQRLPQLVGKSKAMELILTGGQMKAEEALSTGLASQVVPQGAGVEKARELASKMLKNGPVALSKAIASVNTGFRVKGFSDEAELFGELCETEDFKEGTTAFLEKRKANFQGR
- a CDS encoding hemolysin family protein; this encodes MPEFIIITITILLSGFFSGSEMAFVSANRLKLEIESRKNTLTGRSLAYFSEKPEIFLTTTLVGNNIVNVLYATLMAIFLVEPVNRIYNSLFEYEPSVGMVLFIQTMIASVIILLFGEILSKAIFRIQADFMVKVIAVPLRIMNFILRPLIILSNSSSGILVKWLKVGNERSEKIFRRQDVEMIFKELRDSGGSEYIDQDDSEILHNVLELSNKRVRDTMVPRTEIVAIDRNSSIEDLKNLFITSGYSKIPVYQDNIDDVIGVVFAYDLFNNPENIGDILRPVKLIPSSKKSKDLLQEFRQSNVSVAIVIDEYGGTAGMVTIEDLIEEVVGDIQDEYDKTDEVIKKIADNTYVVSGNVELDELEEKYPEIELQDIEDEFETLAGYIISHVGRIPKVNEEILIQGNIFIISKATQSRIETVKIIYGSTA